A single genomic interval of Megalobrama amblycephala isolate DHTTF-2021 linkage group LG15, ASM1881202v1, whole genome shotgun sequence harbors:
- the syt7a gene encoding synaptotagmin-7 isoform X3, which translates to MGNKPANSPKGQPPDADGHSSVSDLANSLTGDMVMLSPGSEDDDHEGPVSEKLGRIQFSLGYSFQDTTLTVKILKGQDLPAKDFSGTSDPFVKIYLLPDRKHKLETKVKRKNLNPHWNETFLFEGFPYEKVRERTLYLQVLDYDRFSRNDPIGEVSIPLNKVELGQLKSFWKDLKPCMDGAGRRGDLLLSLCYNPTANTITVNIIKARNLKAMDIGGTSDPYVKVWLMHKDKRVEKKKTVTIKRCLNPVFNESFPFDVPAHVLRETTIIITVMDKDRLSRNDVIGKIYLSWKSGPAEVKHWKDMLSRPRTNVAQWHALKA; encoded by the exons ATGGGGAATAAGCCGGCTAACAGTCCTAAGGGTCAGCCGCCAGATGCCGACGGCCATTCTTCAGTGTCTGACCTTGCCAACTCGCTCACTGGAGACATGGTGATG TTGTCTCCGGGGTCGGAAGACGACGATCACGAAGGTCCAGTGAGCGAGAAACTGGGCCGGATTCAGTTCAGCTTGGGCTACAGCTTCCAAGACACGACTCTGACGGTGAAGATACTCAAAGGTCAAGACCTGCCCGCTAAAGACTTCTCTGGGACCTCCGACCCCTTCGTCAAAATCTACCTACTGCCCGACAGAAAGCACAAACTCGAGACCAAAGTCAAGAGGAAAAATCTCAACCCTCACTGGAACGAAACCTTCCTTTTTGAAG GGTTCCCCTATGAGAAGGTGCGGGAACGAACGTTGTATCTCCAGGTGCTGGATTACGATCGCTTCAGCCGTAACGACCCGATCGGAGAGGTCTCCATCCCTCTGAATAAAGTGGAGCTCGGACAGCTGAAGTCCTTCTGGAAGGATCTTAAACCCTGCATGGATGGAGCC GGAAGACGTGGCGATCTGCTGTTGTCTCTGTGTTATAACCCCACTGCCAACACCATCACTGTTAACATCATAAAAGCTCGCAACCTCAAAGCCATGGACATCGGGGGCACCTCAG ACCCTTATGTCAAAGTATGGCTAATGCACAAAGACAAGCGAGTGGAGAAGAAGAAGACAGTGACCATAAAACGCTGCCTGAACCCCGTTTTTAACGAATCCTTCCCTTTTGACGTGCCCGCACATGTTCTCCGAGAgaccaccatcatcatcaccgTCATGGATAAGGATCGACTGAGCCGCAATGATGTCATTGGAAAG ATCTACTTGTCATGGAAGAGCGGTCCTGCTGAGGTCAAACACTGGAAGGACATGTTGAGCCGGCCACGTACAAATGTGGCGCAGTGGCATGCCCTCAAAGCCTGA